The proteins below come from a single Malus domestica chromosome 03, GDT2T_hap1 genomic window:
- the LOC103443978 gene encoding probable LRR receptor-like serine/threonine-protein kinase At1g53440 isoform X2: protein MSSSVIVVLLIGLLVLSCAQLLPPEEVKTLETISRKLHNPHWKNISQTSCQDGGVGFFKYFTAHIFSNVTCKCSFANNTCHVRIIKLKGLNLTGVIPEEFGDLTHLEEIDLTHNYISGSIPASISRCPIRSLYLLGNRLSGSIPAGDFTLLRELVLEDNQFEGPLPQNLGRLTHLERPLLSANSFTGTIPESFENLKNLIDFRIGGSQLSGKIPEFIGNWSKLQKLDLQGTSMEGPIPYTISSLKYLKELMISDLNGPSMPFPTLKYMKNIQIVILRNCSISGTIPNYLGKLTKLLTLDLSFNKLTGEIPQTIERARHLSFLCLSNNILTGEVPIGILQSKRHQDLSYNNFTGSPSVSCQHLTVNLVSSHSSLENSWCLKKGLPCSSKSKYHSIFINCGGRKTKFDGHTYEEDLSTFGPSSFFSSSQKWGYSSTGLYMHKPNANYIATNALSLNITGLDFYQTARIAPISLKYYALCMLKGRYKVRLYFSEIMFTNDQTFSSLGKRLFDISIQGNLVQKDFNIMDEAGGVGKGIVKEFNNVTVPGSTLEIHLYWAGKGTTAIPYRDVYGPLISAISVTPNFDPPTESVSTIPHGRSCLPISTIVKIGGSVAVAIILIVLVILWIKGCLVGLQKTLENDLKGVEPQTRKFTFTELRDATANFHQANMIGKGGFGTVYKGILADRTQIAVKQLSSKSTQGNREFFNEIEKLCALQHPNLVYLYGYCIEENQLFLVYEYMENNSVYHALFVNRLDLDWPTRHKICVGIAKGLAYLHDGSSLRVIHRDIKASNVLLDRHLNPKISDFGLAKLAEEDKTHISTNPVGTFGYIAPEYVNQGHLTDKADVYSFGIVLLEIISGKKKSNQGGLYILHWAHALRSKGNLMNLVDPRLGSEFNNKEMIATINVALHCCNSTSRLRPTMSAVMSMREGKAVVPEFVLGPNPSSSTEMDEVFQSILRGGAGTLEGPSNDSAAALDDSHQVNPHSGRQDN, encoded by the exons TGAAAACTCTCGAAACAATTTCTAGAAAATTACATAATCCTCACTGGAAAAATATCAGCCAAACTTCTTGCCAAGATGGTGGGGTAGGCTTCTTCAAATACTTCACTGCCCACATTTTTAGCAATGTCACTTGCAAGTGTTCCTTTGCAAACAACACTTGCCATGTCAGAATCAT CAAGCTGAAGGGTCTGAATTTAACCGGAGTTATACCTGAGGAATTTGGGGACCTTACTCATTTGGAAGAAAT TGATCTCACTCACAACTACATTAGTGGATCAATCCCTGCCAGCATTTCTCGGTGTCCCATTCGTTCTCT ATATCTTTTAGGGAATCGACTCAGTGGTTCAATTCCTGCTGGTGACTTTACATTGCTCAGAGAGCT GGTGTTGGAAGATAATCAATTTGAAGGGCCTCTTCCGCAGAACCTCGGGAGGTTGACTCACTTGGAAAGACC CCTTCTTTCTGCGAATAGTTTTACTGGAACGATACCAGAGTCATTCGAAAATCTGAAGAACTTAATTGATTT TAGGATAGGTGGGAGCCAATTATCAGGAAAGATACCTGAATTTATTGGAAACTGGAGTAAACTTCAAAAACT TGATCTGCAAGGTACATCCATGGAAGGCCCTATTCCTTACACCATATCTTCATTGAAATACTTAAAGGAATT GATGATATCAGATTTGAATGGTCCAAGTATGCCTTTTCCTACtttgaaatatatgaaaaatatcCAGATAGT GATTTTGAGAAATTGCTCAATTAGTGGTACAATCCCAAATTACCTTGGCAAGCTGACAAAGCTATTAACATT AGACTTGAGCTTTAACAAGTTAACAGGAGAAATTCCACAGACGATTGAACGTGCTCGCCATCTATCTTTCCT TTGTTTGAGCAACAACATATTGACCGGAGAAGTACCAATTGGGATATTGCAAAGCAAACGTCACCA GGACTTGTCATACAACAATTTTACGGGTTCACCTTCCGTCAGTTGCCAACATTTGACCGT GAATCTAGTTTCTAGTCATTCGTCTCTAGAAAACTC GTGGTGCTTGAAGAAGGGCCTTCCTTGCTCCTCAAAATCGAAAT ACCATTCTATATTTATCAATTGTGGAGGGAGGAAGACGAAGTTTGATGGTCATACATATGAAGAGGACTTAAGCACTTTCGGACCATCAAGCTTTTTTTCGTCGTCTCAAAAGTGGGGTTATAGCAGCACGGGGCTGTACATGCACAAGCCTAATGCAAATTACATTGCAACAAATGCGCTATCTTTGAATATCACCGGTCTAGATTTTTATCAAACAGCACGCATTGCCCCTATATCACTCAAGTATTATGCCCTTTGCATGCTAAAAGGCAGGTACAAAGTGCGGCTCTACTTTTCCGAAATAATGTTCACAAATGACCAGACATTTAGCAGTCTCGGAAAACGCTTATTTGACATCTCAATTcaa GGGAATTTGGTCCAGAAAGACTTTAATATTATGGACGAAGCAGGAGGTGTTGGTAAGGGAATTGTCAAAGAGTTCAACAATGTTACTGTTCCTGGTAGCACACTAGAGATCCACTTATATTGGGCAGGAAAGGGAACGACTGCCATTCCTTATAGAGATGTCTATGGGCCTCTTATATCTGCGATTAGTGTGACACCAA ACTTTGATCCTCCAACAGAAAGTGTAAGCACCATACCGCATGGTAGGAGTTGTCTGCCTATAAGCACAATAGTTAAAATTGGAGGGAGCGTAGCAGTTGCCATCATATTAATAGTGCTCGTTATTCTTTGGATCAAGGGATGCCTCGTAGGACTACAGAAAACATTGGAGAATG ATTTGAAAGGTGTGGAACCACAAACTCGCAAGTTTACCTTTACGGAACTTAGAGATGCCACAGCCAACTTTCACCAAGCCAATATGATTGGTAAAGGTGGTTTTGGTACTGTTTATAAG GGCATTCTTGCTGATAGAACACAGATTGCTGTTAAGCAGCTTTCTTCCAAATCAACCCAAGGAAATCGTGAATTTTTTAATGAGATAGAGAAGCTATGTGCTTTGCAACACCCTAATCTTGTATACCTATACGGATATTGTATTGAAGAAAATCAGTTATTCCTTGTCTACGAGTACATGGAAAACAATAGCGTTTATCATGCTTTGTTTG TAAATCGGTTGGATTTGGATTGGCCAACGAGGCATAAGATATGTGTTGGTATAGCAAAAGGTTTGGCTTACCTTCATGATGGATCAAGCTTGAGGGTTATTCATAGAGATATAAAAGCTTCGAACGTATTGCTTGATAGACATCTTAACCCGAAGATATCGGACTTTGGATTGGCTAAACTTGCCGAAGAGGATAAAACACATATAAGCACCAATCCTGTTGGAACTTT TGGCTACATTGCACCAGAATATGTAAATCAGGGTCATCTTACTGATAAAGCAGATGTTTACAGCTTTGGAATTGTTCTACTAGAGATTATTAGTGggaagaagaaatcaaatcaaggAGGACTCTATATTCTTCATTGG GCGCATGCTCTCAGATCGAAGGGGAATTTGATGAACTTAGTGGATCCAAGGTTGGGCTCAGAATTCAACAATAAAGAGATGATAGCTACAATCAATGTGGCTCTCCACTGCTGTAATTCAACTTCAAGGCTTAGGCCTACCATGTCTGCAGTTATGAGCATGCGTGAAGGTAAGGCTGTTGTTCCAGAGTTCGTCTTAGGCCCCAATCCCTCATCAAGTACTGAGATGGATGAAGTTTTCCAGTCTATTTTGAGAGGGGGCGCTGGGACACTTGAAGGGCCATCGAATGATTCAGCTGCAGCTCTTGATGATAGCCATCAAGTCAATCCTCATTCAGGCCGCCAAGACAATTAA
- the LOC103443978 gene encoding probable LRR receptor-like serine/threonine-protein kinase At1g53440 isoform X1 — translation MTKLPTHSLCFLFLCSDRRTMSSSVIVVLLIGLLVLSCAQLLPPEEVKTLETISRKLHNPHWKNISQTSCQDGGVGFFKYFTAHIFSNVTCKCSFANNTCHVRIIKLKGLNLTGVIPEEFGDLTHLEEIDLTHNYISGSIPASISRCPIRSLYLLGNRLSGSIPAGDFTLLRELVLEDNQFEGPLPQNLGRLTHLERPLLSANSFTGTIPESFENLKNLIDFRIGGSQLSGKIPEFIGNWSKLQKLDLQGTSMEGPIPYTISSLKYLKELMISDLNGPSMPFPTLKYMKNIQIVILRNCSISGTIPNYLGKLTKLLTLDLSFNKLTGEIPQTIERARHLSFLCLSNNILTGEVPIGILQSKRHQDLSYNNFTGSPSVSCQHLTVNLVSSHSSLENSWCLKKGLPCSSKSKYHSIFINCGGRKTKFDGHTYEEDLSTFGPSSFFSSSQKWGYSSTGLYMHKPNANYIATNALSLNITGLDFYQTARIAPISLKYYALCMLKGRYKVRLYFSEIMFTNDQTFSSLGKRLFDISIQGNLVQKDFNIMDEAGGVGKGIVKEFNNVTVPGSTLEIHLYWAGKGTTAIPYRDVYGPLISAISVTPNFDPPTESVSTIPHGRSCLPISTIVKIGGSVAVAIILIVLVILWIKGCLVGLQKTLENDLKGVEPQTRKFTFTELRDATANFHQANMIGKGGFGTVYKGILADRTQIAVKQLSSKSTQGNREFFNEIEKLCALQHPNLVYLYGYCIEENQLFLVYEYMENNSVYHALFVNRLDLDWPTRHKICVGIAKGLAYLHDGSSLRVIHRDIKASNVLLDRHLNPKISDFGLAKLAEEDKTHISTNPVGTFGYIAPEYVNQGHLTDKADVYSFGIVLLEIISGKKKSNQGGLYILHWAHALRSKGNLMNLVDPRLGSEFNNKEMIATINVALHCCNSTSRLRPTMSAVMSMREGKAVVPEFVLGPNPSSSTEMDEVFQSILRGGAGTLEGPSNDSAAALDDSHQVNPHSGRQDN, via the exons TGAAAACTCTCGAAACAATTTCTAGAAAATTACATAATCCTCACTGGAAAAATATCAGCCAAACTTCTTGCCAAGATGGTGGGGTAGGCTTCTTCAAATACTTCACTGCCCACATTTTTAGCAATGTCACTTGCAAGTGTTCCTTTGCAAACAACACTTGCCATGTCAGAATCAT CAAGCTGAAGGGTCTGAATTTAACCGGAGTTATACCTGAGGAATTTGGGGACCTTACTCATTTGGAAGAAAT TGATCTCACTCACAACTACATTAGTGGATCAATCCCTGCCAGCATTTCTCGGTGTCCCATTCGTTCTCT ATATCTTTTAGGGAATCGACTCAGTGGTTCAATTCCTGCTGGTGACTTTACATTGCTCAGAGAGCT GGTGTTGGAAGATAATCAATTTGAAGGGCCTCTTCCGCAGAACCTCGGGAGGTTGACTCACTTGGAAAGACC CCTTCTTTCTGCGAATAGTTTTACTGGAACGATACCAGAGTCATTCGAAAATCTGAAGAACTTAATTGATTT TAGGATAGGTGGGAGCCAATTATCAGGAAAGATACCTGAATTTATTGGAAACTGGAGTAAACTTCAAAAACT TGATCTGCAAGGTACATCCATGGAAGGCCCTATTCCTTACACCATATCTTCATTGAAATACTTAAAGGAATT GATGATATCAGATTTGAATGGTCCAAGTATGCCTTTTCCTACtttgaaatatatgaaaaatatcCAGATAGT GATTTTGAGAAATTGCTCAATTAGTGGTACAATCCCAAATTACCTTGGCAAGCTGACAAAGCTATTAACATT AGACTTGAGCTTTAACAAGTTAACAGGAGAAATTCCACAGACGATTGAACGTGCTCGCCATCTATCTTTCCT TTGTTTGAGCAACAACATATTGACCGGAGAAGTACCAATTGGGATATTGCAAAGCAAACGTCACCA GGACTTGTCATACAACAATTTTACGGGTTCACCTTCCGTCAGTTGCCAACATTTGACCGT GAATCTAGTTTCTAGTCATTCGTCTCTAGAAAACTC GTGGTGCTTGAAGAAGGGCCTTCCTTGCTCCTCAAAATCGAAAT ACCATTCTATATTTATCAATTGTGGAGGGAGGAAGACGAAGTTTGATGGTCATACATATGAAGAGGACTTAAGCACTTTCGGACCATCAAGCTTTTTTTCGTCGTCTCAAAAGTGGGGTTATAGCAGCACGGGGCTGTACATGCACAAGCCTAATGCAAATTACATTGCAACAAATGCGCTATCTTTGAATATCACCGGTCTAGATTTTTATCAAACAGCACGCATTGCCCCTATATCACTCAAGTATTATGCCCTTTGCATGCTAAAAGGCAGGTACAAAGTGCGGCTCTACTTTTCCGAAATAATGTTCACAAATGACCAGACATTTAGCAGTCTCGGAAAACGCTTATTTGACATCTCAATTcaa GGGAATTTGGTCCAGAAAGACTTTAATATTATGGACGAAGCAGGAGGTGTTGGTAAGGGAATTGTCAAAGAGTTCAACAATGTTACTGTTCCTGGTAGCACACTAGAGATCCACTTATATTGGGCAGGAAAGGGAACGACTGCCATTCCTTATAGAGATGTCTATGGGCCTCTTATATCTGCGATTAGTGTGACACCAA ACTTTGATCCTCCAACAGAAAGTGTAAGCACCATACCGCATGGTAGGAGTTGTCTGCCTATAAGCACAATAGTTAAAATTGGAGGGAGCGTAGCAGTTGCCATCATATTAATAGTGCTCGTTATTCTTTGGATCAAGGGATGCCTCGTAGGACTACAGAAAACATTGGAGAATG ATTTGAAAGGTGTGGAACCACAAACTCGCAAGTTTACCTTTACGGAACTTAGAGATGCCACAGCCAACTTTCACCAAGCCAATATGATTGGTAAAGGTGGTTTTGGTACTGTTTATAAG GGCATTCTTGCTGATAGAACACAGATTGCTGTTAAGCAGCTTTCTTCCAAATCAACCCAAGGAAATCGTGAATTTTTTAATGAGATAGAGAAGCTATGTGCTTTGCAACACCCTAATCTTGTATACCTATACGGATATTGTATTGAAGAAAATCAGTTATTCCTTGTCTACGAGTACATGGAAAACAATAGCGTTTATCATGCTTTGTTTG TAAATCGGTTGGATTTGGATTGGCCAACGAGGCATAAGATATGTGTTGGTATAGCAAAAGGTTTGGCTTACCTTCATGATGGATCAAGCTTGAGGGTTATTCATAGAGATATAAAAGCTTCGAACGTATTGCTTGATAGACATCTTAACCCGAAGATATCGGACTTTGGATTGGCTAAACTTGCCGAAGAGGATAAAACACATATAAGCACCAATCCTGTTGGAACTTT TGGCTACATTGCACCAGAATATGTAAATCAGGGTCATCTTACTGATAAAGCAGATGTTTACAGCTTTGGAATTGTTCTACTAGAGATTATTAGTGggaagaagaaatcaaatcaaggAGGACTCTATATTCTTCATTGG GCGCATGCTCTCAGATCGAAGGGGAATTTGATGAACTTAGTGGATCCAAGGTTGGGCTCAGAATTCAACAATAAAGAGATGATAGCTACAATCAATGTGGCTCTCCACTGCTGTAATTCAACTTCAAGGCTTAGGCCTACCATGTCTGCAGTTATGAGCATGCGTGAAGGTAAGGCTGTTGTTCCAGAGTTCGTCTTAGGCCCCAATCCCTCATCAAGTACTGAGATGGATGAAGTTTTCCAGTCTATTTTGAGAGGGGGCGCTGGGACACTTGAAGGGCCATCGAATGATTCAGCTGCAGCTCTTGATGATAGCCATCAAGTCAATCCTCATTCAGGCCGCCAAGACAATTAA